The proteins below are encoded in one region of Manis pentadactyla isolate mManPen7 chromosome 2, mManPen7.hap1, whole genome shotgun sequence:
- the RNASEH1 gene encoding ribonuclease H1 isoform X2: MTRLLAVAHRAAWAVVRCSGRDCGALSMFYAVRRGRKPGVFLTWAECRAQVDRFPAARFKKFATEEEAWAFVRTSPGPDGSEGSPVPHAVTSNLFGPPYPPRRLNLSGQKNEQVQEPRVKASKRLREPLDEDEHAEPHAKHVKQNPELVPSVSKDTFSYMGEFVVVYTDGCCSSNGRRRARAGIGVYWGPGHPLNVGIRLRGRQTNQRAEIHAACKAIEQAKTQNITKLVLYTDSMFTINGITSWVQGWKEKGWRTSTGKEVINKEDFMELERLAQGMDIQWMHVPGHSGFMGNEEADRLAREGAKQSED, translated from the exons ATGACCAGGCTGTTGGCCGTGGCGCACAGAGCCGCTTGGGCCGTCGTGCGCTGCAGCGGCCGGGACTGCGGCGCGCTCAGCATGTTCTACGCCGTGAGGAGGGGCCGCAAGCCCGGCGTCTTCCTGACCTG GGCCGAGTGCAGGGCCCAGGTGGATCGGTTTCCTGCTGCCAGGTTCAAGAAGTTTGCCACAGAAGAGGAGGCTTGGGCCTTTGTCAGAACGTCGCCAGGCCCCGACGGCTCCGAAGGTAGCCCCGTCCCACACGCTGTGACATCCAACCTGTTCGGTCCTCCGTATCCACCGCG TAGACTAAATCTTTCAGGGCAGAAAAACGAACAAGTACAAGAACCACGAGTGAAAGCGAGCAAGCGCCTCCGCGAGCCCCTGGATGAAGATGAACACGCAGAGCCGCATGCAAAGCATGTAAAACAGAACCCAGAGCTGGTGCCTTCAGTCAGCAAAGACACATTCTCCTACATGG GAGAATTCGTCGTCGTCTACACTGACGGCTGCTGCTCCAGTAATGGGCGGAGGAGGGCACGAGCAGGAATTGGTGTTTACTGGGGGCCAGGCCATCCTTT AAACGTAGGTATTAGACTCCGTGGGCGACAGACCAACCAAAGAGCAGAGATCCAC GCAGCCTGCAAAGCCATCGAACAAGCAAAGACTCAGAACATCACTAAGTTGGTTCTGTACACAGACAGTATGTTTACTATAAATG GTATCACCAGTTGGGTTCAAGGTTGGAAGGAAAAGGGGTGGAGAACAAGCACAGGGAAAGAGGTGATCAACAAAGAGGACTTCATGGAGCTGGAGAGACTGGCCCAGGGCATGGACATTCAGTGG ATGCATGTTCCTGGTCATTCGGGATTCATGGGCAATGAGGAGGCCGACAGGCTGGCGAGAGAAGGAGCTAAGCAATCTGAAGACTGA
- the RNASEH1 gene encoding ribonuclease H1 isoform X1 → MTRLLAVAHRAAWAVVRCSGRDCGALSMFYAVRRGRKPGVFLTWAECRAQVDRFPAARFKKFATEEEAWAFVRTSPGPDGSEGQKNEQVQEPRVKASKRLREPLDEDEHAEPHAKHVKQNPELVPSVSKDTFSYMGEFVVVYTDGCCSSNGRRRARAGIGVYWGPGHPLNVGIRLRGRQTNQRAEIHAACKAIEQAKTQNITKLVLYTDSMFTINGITSWVQGWKEKGWRTSTGKEVINKEDFMELERLAQGMDIQWMHVPGHSGFMGNEEADRLAREGAKQSED, encoded by the exons ATGACCAGGCTGTTGGCCGTGGCGCACAGAGCCGCTTGGGCCGTCGTGCGCTGCAGCGGCCGGGACTGCGGCGCGCTCAGCATGTTCTACGCCGTGAGGAGGGGCCGCAAGCCCGGCGTCTTCCTGACCTG GGCCGAGTGCAGGGCCCAGGTGGATCGGTTTCCTGCTGCCAGGTTCAAGAAGTTTGCCACAGAAGAGGAGGCTTGGGCCTTTGTCAGAACGTCGCCAGGCCCCGACGGCTCCGAAG GGCAGAAAAACGAACAAGTACAAGAACCACGAGTGAAAGCGAGCAAGCGCCTCCGCGAGCCCCTGGATGAAGATGAACACGCAGAGCCGCATGCAAAGCATGTAAAACAGAACCCAGAGCTGGTGCCTTCAGTCAGCAAAGACACATTCTCCTACATGG GAGAATTCGTCGTCGTCTACACTGACGGCTGCTGCTCCAGTAATGGGCGGAGGAGGGCACGAGCAGGAATTGGTGTTTACTGGGGGCCAGGCCATCCTTT AAACGTAGGTATTAGACTCCGTGGGCGACAGACCAACCAAAGAGCAGAGATCCAC GCAGCCTGCAAAGCCATCGAACAAGCAAAGACTCAGAACATCACTAAGTTGGTTCTGTACACAGACAGTATGTTTACTATAAATG GTATCACCAGTTGGGTTCAAGGTTGGAAGGAAAAGGGGTGGAGAACAAGCACAGGGAAAGAGGTGATCAACAAAGAGGACTTCATGGAGCTGGAGAGACTGGCCCAGGGCATGGACATTCAGTGG ATGCATGTTCCTGGTCATTCGGGATTCATGGGCAATGAGGAGGCCGACAGGCTGGCGAGAGAAGGAGCTAAGCAATCTGAAGACTGA